The Parabacteroides sp. AD58 genome includes a window with the following:
- the prmA gene encoding 50S ribosomal protein L11 methyltransferase translates to MNYYEVNFNYESAIEPSVVSDILAAELGEIGFESFTETADGLQAYIQDKLYSEPALQEKLKDFPLPEVVIHYTCTPIESKDWNEEWEKNYFKPIRIGQECIIRASFHPNEPGYTYNIIIDPKMAFGTGNHATTFLMIQEMLQLNLQGKELLDMGCGTAVLAILARLRGAGRVVAIDIDEWAYNNALENIRLNHTEDIQVALGGAEQIARFGQFDYVFANINRNILLNDICRYVPCMKPGAYLFMSGFYKEDIPVIQAECEKNELIYHSFHEKDNWVAVKVSKPENI, encoded by the coding sequence ATGAACTATTACGAAGTCAACTTTAATTACGAATCAGCAATTGAACCTTCAGTAGTAAGTGATATTCTGGCAGCTGAATTGGGTGAAATCGGTTTTGAGAGTTTTACAGAAACAGCCGATGGCCTGCAAGCCTATATCCAAGACAAGCTTTATTCGGAACCAGCACTCCAGGAAAAACTGAAAGACTTTCCTTTACCTGAAGTAGTTATTCATTATACTTGTACACCCATCGAAAGTAAAGACTGGAACGAGGAATGGGAAAAGAACTATTTCAAACCCATCCGTATCGGACAAGAATGCATCATCCGGGCTTCGTTTCATCCCAATGAACCGGGTTATACCTATAATATTATCATCGATCCGAAGATGGCGTTCGGAACCGGCAATCACGCTACCACCTTCCTGATGATTCAGGAAATGCTGCAACTGAATTTGCAAGGCAAAGAATTATTAGATATGGGTTGCGGAACGGCAGTCCTAGCTATTCTTGCCAGACTAAGAGGAGCCGGAAGAGTCGTTGCCATCGATATTGATGAGTGGGCTTACAACAATGCCCTGGAAAATATCCGGTTAAACCATACGGAAGACATTCAAGTGGCATTGGGCGGAGCCGAACAGATAGCCCGTTTCGGACAATTCGATTACGTGTTTGCCAATATCAACCGGAACATTCTGCTAAACGATATCTGCCGGTATGTTCCCTGCATGAAACCAGGAGCTTACCTCTTTATGAGCGGTTTCTACAAAGAAGATATTCCAGTTATCCAGGCTGAATGCGAGAAAAACGAATTGATATATCATTCTTTCCATGAGAAAGATAACTGGGTAGCTGTAAAAGTTAGCAAACCCGAAAACATTTAA
- a CDS encoding YtxH domain-containing protein, whose product MKNVDSKLLLGLVVGAAVGAAVGYLAATDKREDLLNELNNVVGKVKEGFNSALAKYKEGKAEAVKPVEEVIAE is encoded by the coding sequence ATGAAAAACGTTGATTCTAAATTATTATTAGGCCTCGTAGTAGGCGCAGCAGTTGGTGCAGCAGTTGGTTATTTGGCAGCAACAGATAAAAGAGAAGATTTACTGAACGAACTAAATAATGTAGTTGGAAAGGTAAAAGAAGGTTTCAATTCTGCTTTGGCAAAATACAAAGAAGGAAAAGCAGAAGCTGTTAAACCCGTAGAAGAAGTGATTGCTGAATAA
- a CDS encoding phage holin family protein has product MNDSEKVFQNLKEDVSAYMELKLELLKLNTYERTGKVISLLSYGLILMFLAFFAILFIFLALGFFLGEILDVQGSGFAIVAILYVALIWVIKCNEVKIRTKILNLVIAALAANDDKQNTKDDEPSATDTAGKAAS; this is encoded by the coding sequence ATGAACGACAGCGAAAAAGTATTTCAGAATCTCAAAGAAGACGTTTCAGCTTACATGGAGCTGAAACTGGAATTACTAAAATTAAACACGTATGAGAGAACTGGCAAAGTAATTAGCCTTCTCTCATACGGGTTAATTTTGATGTTTTTAGCCTTCTTTGCCATTCTGTTTATATTTCTGGCACTGGGATTTTTCCTGGGAGAAATATTGGATGTTCAGGGTTCGGGATTTGCCATAGTAGCTATATTATATGTAGCGCTCATTTGGGTTATTAAATGTAATGAAGTGAAAATACGGACAAAAATCCTGAACTTAGTAATTGCAGCGTTGGCTGCTAACGACGACAAACAAAACACAAAAGACGATGAACCATCCGCAACAGACACCGCTGGAAAAGCTGCAAGCTGA
- the gap gene encoding type I glyceraldehyde-3-phosphate dehydrogenase: MIKVGINGFGRIGRFVFRAAQNRNDIQIVGINDLCPVDYLAYMLKYDTMHGQFNGTIEADVENSKLIVNGKEIRVTAEKNPADLKWNEVGAEYVVESTGLFLTQEKAQAHIQAGAKYVVMSAPSKDATPMFVCGVNEKTYVKGTQFVSNASCTTNCLAPIAKVLNDKFGIVNGLMTTVHSTTATQKTVDGPSMKDWRGGRAASGNIIPSSTGAAKAVGKVIPELNGKLTGISMRVPTLDVSVVDLTVNLAKPATKEAICAAMKEASEGELKGVLGYTEDAVVSSDFLGCTLTSIFDANAGVYLTDTFVKVVSWYDNEIGYSNKVLDLIAHMASVNA, encoded by the coding sequence ATGATTAAAGTAGGTATTAACGGATTCGGTCGTATCGGCCGCTTTGTATTCCGTGCAGCTCAGAACAGAAACGATATCCAGATCGTAGGTATTAACGACTTGTGCCCGGTTGATTACTTGGCTTACATGTTGAAATATGATACAATGCACGGCCAGTTCAACGGAACTATCGAAGCAGACGTTGAAAACAGCAAATTGATCGTTAACGGTAAAGAAATCCGTGTTACTGCTGAAAAGAATCCGGCTGACTTGAAATGGAATGAAGTTGGTGCAGAATATGTAGTTGAATCTACAGGTCTGTTCCTGACTCAGGAAAAGGCTCAGGCTCACATCCAGGCTGGTGCTAAATATGTAGTTATGTCAGCTCCTTCTAAGGATGCTACTCCTATGTTCGTTTGTGGTGTTAACGAAAAGACATATGTTAAGGGTACTCAGTTCGTTTCTAACGCTTCTTGTACTACTAACTGCTTGGCTCCGATCGCTAAAGTATTGAACGACAAATTCGGTATCGTAAACGGTTTGATGACTACAGTTCACTCAACTACTGCTACTCAGAAGACTGTTGATGGTCCTTCTATGAAAGACTGGCGTGGTGGTCGTGCTGCTTCTGGCAACATTATCCCGTCTTCAACTGGTGCTGCTAAGGCTGTAGGTAAAGTTATCCCTGAATTGAACGGTAAATTGACTGGTATCTCTATGCGTGTTCCGACTTTGGATGTATCAGTTGTTGACTTGACAGTTAACTTGGCTAAACCGGCAACTAAGGAAGCTATCTGCGCTGCTATGAAGGAAGCTTCTGAAGGTGAATTGAAGGGTGTTCTGGGTTACACTGAAGATGCAGTTGTTTCTTCTGACTTCTTAGGTTGCACTTTGACTTCAATCTTCGATGCTAACGCTGGTGTTTATTTGACTGATACTTTCGTTAAAGTTGTTTCTTGGTATGACAACGAAATCGGTTACTCTAACAAAGTATTGGATTTGATCGCTCACATGGCATCTGTAAACGCTTAA
- the miaA gene encoding tRNA (adenosine(37)-N6)-dimethylallyltransferase MiaA has translation MNNYELITIIGPTASGKTAFAAALAARLDTEIISGDSRQVYRSMDIGTGKDLADYVVDGKQIPYHLIDICNPGDKYNVFEYQHDFHKAFEEIRKKGKLPILCGGTGMYIESVLRGFKLLDVPQNPALRESLKGKSLAELEQILASYKVLHNKTDVDSAQRAIRAIEIEEFYKTEAPDKREYAPINSLIIGVDIDRDLRREKISKRLRARLDEGMVDEVRAILATGVNPDDLIYYGLEYKFLTLYIIGQLTYDEMVSQLEIAIHQFAKRQMTWFRGMERRGLHIHWLDATLPTDEKINNVLALIQ, from the coding sequence ATGAATAATTACGAACTCATTACCATCATTGGTCCGACTGCTTCGGGGAAAACAGCCTTTGCGGCAGCCTTGGCAGCACGATTGGATACGGAAATCATCAGTGGAGATTCGCGGCAGGTGTATCGTTCGATGGATATCGGGACGGGAAAAGACCTGGCGGATTACGTGGTAGACGGGAAACAGATTCCCTATCACCTGATTGATATCTGCAATCCGGGCGATAAATATAACGTATTCGAATACCAGCACGACTTTCACAAGGCTTTCGAGGAAATCCGGAAGAAAGGAAAACTCCCCATCCTTTGTGGAGGAACAGGTATGTATATCGAATCGGTCCTCCGGGGATTCAAGTTGCTTGATGTGCCGCAGAATCCGGCTTTGCGGGAATCGCTGAAAGGAAAATCATTGGCAGAACTGGAGCAGATCCTGGCTTCGTACAAGGTTTTGCATAACAAGACCGACGTCGACTCGGCTCAGCGTGCCATCCGTGCCATCGAGATCGAAGAGTTTTATAAGACGGAAGCGCCCGACAAGCGGGAGTATGCGCCAATCAACAGCCTGATTATCGGCGTGGATATCGACCGGGATTTGCGGCGGGAAAAGATTTCCAAGCGACTGCGTGCCCGACTGGACGAAGGCATGGTGGATGAAGTCCGTGCGATCCTTGCTACGGGCGTAAACCCCGACGACCTCATCTACTACGGACTGGAATACAAATTCCTTACCTTATATATTATCGGGCAACTGACGTACGACGAGATGGTATCGCAGCTCGAAATTGCTATCCACCAGTTTGCCAAACGGCAGATGACGTGGTTCCGAGGAATGGAACGGCGCGGTTTACACATCCATTGGCTCGACGCCACGCTTCCTACCGACGAAAAGATTAACAACGTATTAGCTCTCATTCAATAA
- the kdsA gene encoding 3-deoxy-8-phosphooctulonate synthase has product MFTLDKLTNSDNFFLLAGPCVIEGEDMALRIAEKITEITARLQIPYVFKGSYRKANRSRLDSFTGIGDEKALKILRKVGETFGVPTVTDIHETHEAAMAAEYVDVLQIPAFLCRQTDLLVAAARTGKVVNIKKGQFLSPGAMQFAAQKVVDAGNRQVMLTERGTTFGYTDLVVDYRGIPQMQAFGFPVVMDVTHSLQQPNQTSGVTGGMPALIETIAKAAIAVGADGLFIETHPEPAVAKSDGANMLQLDLLEGLLTRLVRIREAIK; this is encoded by the coding sequence ATGTTTACGCTTGACAAACTGACAAACTCGGATAACTTCTTCCTCCTGGCGGGTCCGTGTGTGATCGAAGGAGAAGACATGGCGCTCCGTATCGCCGAGAAGATTACGGAAATAACTGCCCGGCTACAGATTCCTTATGTATTCAAAGGGTCGTACCGGAAGGCAAACCGTTCGCGCCTGGATTCCTTCACAGGGATTGGCGATGAAAAGGCGCTGAAGATCTTACGCAAAGTGGGCGAAACCTTCGGTGTACCGACAGTAACCGACATTCATGAGACGCACGAGGCGGCAATGGCTGCCGAATATGTGGACGTCCTGCAAATCCCGGCTTTCTTATGCCGGCAAACGGACTTGCTTGTAGCAGCCGCCCGCACCGGAAAGGTTGTCAATATCAAGAAGGGACAGTTTCTTTCTCCCGGGGCCATGCAGTTTGCTGCCCAGAAGGTAGTCGATGCGGGTAATCGGCAAGTGATGCTCACCGAACGAGGTACGACTTTCGGTTACACGGATTTGGTAGTCGATTATCGGGGTATTCCGCAAATGCAGGCGTTTGGTTTTCCGGTGGTGATGGATGTAACGCATTCGTTGCAACAGCCCAACCAGACATCGGGCGTAACGGGCGGTATGCCGGCCCTCATCGAGACGATTGCCAAAGCTGCCATTGCCGTAGGAGCCGATGGCTTGTTCATCGAAACACATCCCGAACCGGCAGTAGCCAAGTCGGACGGCGCGAATATGCTGCAACTCGATTTATTGGAAGGTTTGCTCACGCGGTTGGTTCGCATCCGCGAGGCTATTAAATAA
- a CDS encoding porin family protein, with protein MKKLGLCLMLCFLFLGDLAAQWSVGGKVGVDWSKMTYPIDGMDTHFKAGATLGAVANYQLNDWLDLQGELLYSQHNYKDDLVVDLEGGSLSEMLKVKAHYIDVPLLVKFYPLKHDSGFNLEAGLQPGIFLAQSAKLGKENFSEYVGDRNPVNCALLVGASFQAPKNWFIDLRYAFGLTNVPKGGDGFKIQSLQLSLGYFFWL; from the coding sequence ATGAAAAAGCTAGGTTTATGTTTGATGTTATGTTTCCTGTTCTTAGGAGACCTTGCCGCCCAATGGTCTGTCGGCGGGAAAGTGGGAGTGGATTGGTCGAAAATGACATATCCGATTGATGGTATGGATACTCATTTCAAAGCCGGAGCGACGCTTGGTGCGGTAGCGAATTATCAGTTGAATGATTGGTTGGATTTACAGGGAGAGTTGCTCTATTCGCAACATAATTATAAGGATGATTTGGTCGTTGATCTTGAAGGAGGAAGTCTGAGTGAAATGCTGAAAGTGAAGGCGCATTATATTGATGTGCCTTTATTGGTTAAGTTCTATCCCTTGAAGCATGATTCGGGTTTTAATCTGGAAGCAGGGCTACAGCCAGGTATCTTCTTGGCTCAATCGGCAAAGTTAGGAAAGGAGAATTTTTCAGAGTATGTAGGAGACCGGAATCCGGTGAACTGTGCTTTGCTTGTAGGCGCTTCCTTTCAAGCACCGAAGAATTGGTTCATTGATTTGCGGTATGCTTTTGGTCTGACCAATGTACCCAAAGGTGGTGATGGATTTAAGATACAATCGCTACAGCTTTCGCTGGGGTATTTCTTCTGGTTATAA
- a CDS encoding Crp/Fnr family transcriptional regulator, producing the protein MTEVWRVLTDKEREMLRNNSTIQTFKRNELIYCEGDEPKDMMCLLKGKVKIFKDGVGGRSQIIRMIKPVQYFGYRANFAQEDYLTNASAFEPSTVCLIPMTIVKELIYANPDLAMFFIRQLSIDLGIADERTVNLTQKHIRGRLAESLLFLKDSYGLEEDGATLSIYLAREDLANLSNMTTSNAIRTLSTFVAEHIIAIDGRKIKLIDEEKLKKISRMG; encoded by the coding sequence CTGACGGAAGTGTGGCGGGTCTTGACTGACAAAGAACGGGAAATGTTACGTAATAATTCAACCATTCAGACATTTAAGCGGAACGAGTTGATTTATTGCGAGGGAGATGAACCCAAAGACATGATGTGTCTGCTGAAAGGAAAAGTGAAGATATTTAAGGACGGTGTAGGTGGTCGTAGCCAGATTATCCGTATGATCAAACCAGTACAGTATTTTGGATATCGGGCGAATTTCGCTCAGGAGGATTATCTGACGAATGCCTCTGCGTTCGAACCTTCTACGGTTTGCCTGATTCCGATGACGATTGTCAAAGAGCTGATCTATGCGAATCCGGATTTGGCGATGTTCTTTATCCGCCAGTTATCTATCGACTTGGGTATCGCCGACGAACGCACAGTCAATCTGACGCAGAAGCATATCCGCGGACGTCTGGCTGAATCCCTCTTGTTCCTCAAAGACAGTTACGGATTGGAAGAAGACGGCGCAACATTGAGTATTTATCTGGCACGCGAGGATTTGGCAAACCTTTCGAATATGACGACTTCGAATGCCATCCGTACCTTATCTACTTTCGTGGCAGAACATATCATCGCTATCGATGGTCGTAAGATCAAATTGATTGATGAAGAAAAACTGAAGAAAATCAGCCGCATGGGATAA
- a CDS encoding N-acetylmuramoyl-L-alanine amidase-like domain-containing protein — translation MRTVLSWLCALFFFSYGAGAQSLSYTKADSLFCLQVLDSLKHSQTKDAGERMIRVARFFLDKPYVAATLEGEPETLVVNFRELDCTTLVESVLALSQPVSSFADYTESLRGLRYRKGKVRYTERLHYIADWMYENGKRGLVKDITSELPGSEPLPLALSFMSSHPESYSALKGHPERVACMREVEAAVNARSIYSFLPKERLGEAEKFIRNGDIIGFVTTIQGLDVTHLAIAYWATPQRLTFIHASSSARKVIVNSGSLETYLMRQKACRGIWVIRPNS, via the coding sequence ATGAGAACTGTTCTTTCTTGGTTGTGTGCCTTGTTCTTCTTTTCGTATGGAGCCGGAGCGCAGTCGCTTTCGTACACGAAGGCGGATTCGTTATTTTGTCTTCAAGTGTTGGACAGTCTGAAGCATTCACAAACAAAGGATGCCGGTGAGCGGATGATCCGGGTGGCTCGTTTCTTCTTGGATAAGCCGTATGTAGCAGCTACGCTGGAAGGAGAACCTGAAACCTTGGTGGTGAATTTCCGTGAACTGGATTGTACGACATTGGTCGAATCGGTCTTGGCCTTGTCGCAGCCCGTTTCTTCGTTTGCCGATTATACGGAGTCGTTGCGCGGATTGCGTTACCGGAAAGGTAAGGTCCGTTATACCGAACGGCTTCATTATATAGCCGATTGGATGTACGAGAACGGCAAGCGTGGCTTGGTGAAAGATATCACATCTGAATTGCCGGGCAGCGAACCATTGCCTTTGGCGCTTTCGTTCATGTCGTCTCATCCCGAATCCTATTCGGCTTTGAAAGGACATCCTGAGCGGGTAGCGTGTATGCGGGAAGTAGAAGCGGCTGTTAATGCGCGCTCTATCTATTCGTTTCTGCCGAAAGAACGCCTTGGCGAGGCTGAGAAATTTATCCGTAATGGCGACATTATCGGTTTTGTGACGACGATTCAAGGATTGGATGTGACACACTTGGCGATTGCCTATTGGGCAACACCGCAACGCCTGACTTTTATCCATGCTTCTTCGTCGGCTCGGAAGGTAATTGTTAATTCTGGTTCGCTCGAAACCTATCTTATGCGCCAGAAGGCTTGCCGGGGAATCTGGGTGATTCGTCCTAATAGTTAG